GCCAAACCTTCGGTGGCTGCCGCACAGTACAATATCGCCGCCAATCACATTGATAATGTGCAGATTATTCGTATGGCGGCGGAAGAATTTACTCAGGCAATGAACGGGGTGCGCCAGTTCAACCGCTTGCAGGGCATCAACCTGAATGACTACCACTGCGAGACTATTTTTGTTGACCCACCGCGCAGCGGCCTTGATGAGGATACGGTGAAACTGGTGCAGGCTTACCCGCGCATTTTGTATGTGTCCTGCAACCCACAAACCTTATGCGATAACCTGACAACCCTGAGCCAGACTCACCGTATCAGCCAGTTAGCGCTGTTTGATCAGTTCCCCTACACCCACCATATGGAGTGCGGCGTCTTACTGGAACGATACGTCTAGGGTGTGTCACTCTCGTCTGCGGGCCTGCGCGCCCGCAGCTTCACCACCAGCCACAGTGCCAGCGCGACACAGAGGATAGACGGCACGAAATTAGAGCCGATTTGCGGATATTCCGCGCGCACAATCGCGCTGTAGAGTAACAAGCCAAGCAAAAAACAGCCTGCCGCCAGCAAGGGCGTACCTTGTAGCATGGCGTGGTGAATGTAGCGCTGGTGCAGGCAATAAACCGATAACACCAGTGCAATTAACGGAAAAATGGAAAAGGGCACCGGCGAACTGAACAGCGCAATAAAAGAACCGTTCGCCGACAACCCCGCCAGCAATGCCAGTACCAGCGTGCCTTTTTCTGAATGTCTCTGCTCAGTCATCATGCCTCCTCTGATTATCCCTCAGGATAAGCGCCGAAGCCTTTACCCTGCTCTTTGCGATACCAGTAATAAGCGCCTTTGGCGATCATGCGCAGTTGTAATACCAGGCGCTCTTCCAGTTGCCGGCGTTGCTCGGCATCTACATCCAGCGCTTCCGCACCCGCGCTAAAGACAATCGTCACCATCGCCTCGGCCTGAGCGTCAGCGAAACTGCGCGGAATATGATTTTCGACTTCAAGGTAATCGGCCAGTTCCGCGATAAAATGCTGAATTTCACGCGCTACTGCCGCACGAAATGCCGCCGAGGTGCCAGAACGCTCACGCAGTAACAAACGAAACGCATTTGGATTGTTACCGATAAACTCCATAAACGTCGAAACCGAGGTGCGAATCACGCTGCCGCCGCTTCTGACAATGCGTTGACGCGCCTGACGCATCAGTTGTCGCAACATCAGGCCGCTTTCATCGACCATCGTCAATCCCAGTTCATCCACATCGCGGAAATGGCGATAAAACGAAGTAGGGGCAATGCCAGCCTCACGGGCCACCTCACGCAAACTCAGGCTGGCGAAGCTGCGTTCAGCGCTTAACTGGCTGAATGCCGCTTCGATCAGGGAACGGCGCGTCCGTTCTTTTTGTTGTGCTCTGACACCCATTATCCTGCCCAACGTCATCGCTCTCCTTAAGTGAAGAAACGCACTATAACAAACTTTAGTTGCGACATACTGCGGCAAAGTTTGCCATAGTAAAAATGTGATCCGCCTTTCCCCTACAGAGATGAGGGGTGATTGGGTTATCCGTCGGGCAATGTTACAATCGAGTTAGCAATTTGTATAAAAACAAGGTGGTTACTACCATGTCGATACAACAGCAATACGATTACGATGCCATCGTGATTGGGTCAGGCCCCGGTGGCGAAGGTGCCGCGATGGGGCTGGCAAAGCAAGGGTCAAAAGTCGCCGTGATAGAACGGCACTACAATGTCGGCGGTGGTTGTACCCATTGGGGCACCATCCCGTCCAAAGCGCTCAGACATGCCGTTAGCCGCATCATTGAATTCAACCAAAACCCGCTCTATAGCGATAACGCCCGCGTCATCAGCTCTTCGTTTTCCGATATTCTGCGCCACGCCGATAGCGTCATCGGCCAGCAAACCCGTATGCGTCAGGGGTTTTATGAGCGCAACCATTGCGAGCTGTTCTCCGGCGAAGCCCGCTTTATCGACGCCCATACCCTCGCGGTTTACTACCCGGACGGCTCCCACGATACGCTCACTGCCGCCCATATCATCATCGCCAGCGGCTCCCGCCCCTATCACCCGGCCAGCGTGGATTTCAGTCATCCACATATCTACGACAGCGACTCTATTCTGGAGCTGGATTACGAGCCTAAACACGTCATTATCTACGGTGCAGGAGTGATTGGCTGTGAATATGCGTCGATTTTTCGCGGATTAAACGTCAAAGTTGATTTGATTAATACCCGTGACCGGCTACTGGCGTTTCTGGATCAGGAAATGTCGGATGCGCTGTCATACCATTTCTGGAACAACGGTGTGGTTATTCGCCACAACGAAGAGTTCGACCAAATCGAAGGAGTGGATAACGGCGTCATTGTGCACCTGAAATCCGGCAAAAAAATGAAGGCGGATTGCCTGCTGTACGCCAATGGACGAACCGGTAACACCGAAAATCTTGGTCTGGAAAATGTCGGGCTGGAAACAGACAGTCGCGGCCTGCTGAAGGTCAACAGCATGTATCAAACCGCGCAGGCGCACATTTACGCCGTCGGCGATGTGATTGGTTATCCCAGTCTGGCCTCAGCCGCTTACGATCAAGGTCGTATTGCTGCCCAGGCGATTACCGAAGGGAACGCCACCGCCCATCTGATTGAGGATATCCCGACCGGTATCTACACCATTCCAGAGATAAGCTCTGTCGGCAAAACGGAGCAAGAGCTGACGGCGATGAAAGTGCCCTACGAAGTGGGGCGTGCGCAGTTCAAGCATCTGGCACGGGCGCAAATTGTCGGCATGAATGTCGGCAGCCTGAAAATTCTGTTCCACCGTGATACCAAACAAATCCTCGGCATCCACTGTTTCGGCGAGCGGGCGGCCGAAATTATCCATATCGGCCAGGCCATTATGGAACAGAAAGGGGAAGGTAACACTCTCGAGTATTTTGTGAATACCACGTTTAACTACCCGACCATGGCCGAAGCCTATCGGGTAGCGGCGCTGAATGGGTTAAACCGGCTGTTTTGATTGCTGCTCCATGTAGAGCTGCATATGTTCACGAACAGACTCGGCCAGTTGCTCATAACGGCCACGTAACGGTGAGCCCGGACGATACACCAGCGCAATGGTGCGTTTGGGCTCAGGTTTATAACACGGCAGATAGCACACGCCATCACGTATCCTGTCTTGCGGTACCGCCAGCGACGGTAACAGCGTTATCCCGCTGCCTGCGGCCACCATATTGCGCAAGGTTTCCAGACTGGTGGCGCGAAAATGGGTGTCTTCATCGGCACCGGCCTGAAAACAAAAGCCCATTGCCTGGTCGCGCAGGCAATGGCCATCTTCCAGCATCAGCAATTTTTCCCCCGCCAGATCGGACATCGCCACACGTTCGCGGTTAGCCCACGGATGTTCCTGATAAATCGCCAGTTTCATCGGTTCATCGAACAACGGGACTTCAATAAACGCCTCCGTCTCTTTCACCATGGCTAAAATCGCGCAATCCAGCTTGCCGCTGTCAAGCTGGGCTAACAGCTGATGGGTCTGGGCTTCATGCAAATACATTTCCAGTTTCGGGAAACTGCGATGCAGCATGGGAATAATATGCGGCAGCAAATAAGGGCCAACGGTCGGGATCAGGCCAATATGCAGCGGGCCTGACATGGTTTCACCTTGCTGGCTGGCCATCTCTTTGAGCACCTTCACTTCGCGTAACACCGTTCTGGCCTGCTCAACCAGTAATAATCCGGCTTGCGTGAACAACACCTTACGGCTGGTACGTTCCAGCAGCATCACCCCCAGTTCGTCTTCCAGTTTACGAATCTGACCACTCAGAGTGGGCTGGCTGACGTGGCACGAGTCCGCTGCGCGCCGAAAATGGCGGTGCTCTGCCAATGCCACCAGATACTCTAAATCCCGAATATTCATGCCTTAATTCCCCTAAACATGATAGCCCCTAGCGATAGATAGAATAGCAACGAACGATTAGCCCTATCAACCTTTGATAGTGAATAATAACGTTAATACAGCGAATCCTGATAAGTGACGGATTTCGTCAAACAGAATTTTTCGACAAGTTAGAGACTGAAATATGTTTATAAGCCAAGAAGGCAAAAAAATTCCATCCGTCACCTTTCACACCCGACAAGGCGATCAATGGGTTGACGTCACGACCGACGAGCTTTTTAACCATAAAACCGTGATCGTCTTTTCTTTACCAGGGGCCTTTACACCGACGTGTTCTTCCAGCCATTTGCCACGCTATAACGAGTTGGCTGCGGTATTCAAGCAATTTGGCGTTGACGCAGTGTTGTGCGTTTCCGTTAACGACACCTTTGTGATGAATGCCTGGAAGGCTGATCAGAACGCAGAAAATATTACCTTTATTCCCGATGGCAACGGCGAATTCACCCGAGCCATGGACATGCTGGTTGAAAAAGCGGATTTAGGCTTTGGCCCCCGCTCCTGGCGCTACTCGATGCTGGTTCGCAATGGCACCGTAGAAAAGATGTTTGTTGAGCCGAACAAGCCGGGCGATCCGTTTGAAGTTTCCGACGCCGACACCATGCTGAAGTACCTTGCCCCACACTATAAAATACAGGAATCCGTTTCACTGTTTACCAAGCCGGGCTGCCCGTTTTGCGCCAAAGCCAAACAGCTGCTTTTGGACCACGGTATACCGTACGAAGAAATCATGCTGGGGAAAGATGCGACCACCGTCAGCCTGCGGGCTGTCACCGGGCGCAGCACCGTACCTCAGGTGTTCATCGGTGGCCGCCACATCGGCGGCAGCGAAGAGCTCGAAACCTTCCTGAGCGCATAAGTTTTTCAAGCCAACGAAACTTTGGCGGGCTTCGGCCCGCCCTTTTTTTCGCCCGACACGAAAGACTAAAAACAAAGACGCCCACCAGGAGATAGCCAGGCGGGCGTTTGTGTTATGCGTATGCGGCAAGAATCAGGCGGATATTGCCGGACGCACCCCCAGAGTATGGCAAATGGCATAGCTCAGTTCTGCACGATTAAGCGTGTAGAAATGAAAATCTTTCACCCCTTCACGGCTAAGAATCTTCACCATATCCATGGCAATGGATGCGCCTACCATCTTGCGGGTTTCCGGGTCATTATCCAGCCCTTCAAACATCGCCGTCATCCAGTTCGGCACCCGCACATTGGTCATGGTGGCAAAACGCTGTAACTGTTTGAAGTTTGAGACTGGCAGAATGCCTGGAACGATTTCCACATCAATACCGGTGGTGACACAGCGGTCACGAAAACGCAGGTAGCTTTCCACGTCGAAAAAGAATTGGGTGATGGCACGATTAGCACCGGCATCGATTTTACGTTTCAGGTTAATCAAATCTGCCTGGGCACTTTTTGCTTCCGGGTGAACTTCAGGGTAAGCGGCGACAGAAATATCAAAATCGCCCACTTCTTTTAGCAATGACACCAGATCGGCAGCATACATGTCCGGTTTACCGCCACCCGGCGGTAAGTCACCCCGCAGCGCGACAATGTGACGAATCCCACTGCTCCAGTAATCCTGCGCAATGGCTTTTAGCTCCTCGCGGGTCGCATCAACGCAGGTCAAATGCGGTGCGGCTTCAAGGCCGGTACGCTCCTTAATCCCTTTGATAATGCTGTGGGTACGGTCACGCTCTCCTGAGTTAGCGCCGTATGTCACCGACACAAATTTGGGTTTCAGGCTACTGAGGCGGTCAATCGAGCTCCACAGCGTTTCTTCCATCTCGCTGGTGCGCGGCGGGAAAAACTCAAAGGAAACGTTGATCCGACCCTGTAACTCCGCCAGATTCTGGTTCAGCGCTTCCTGGTGGTTTGCGTGGAAAAAGCTCATATCCTTACCTCAATTCGCCATATTTATCGTTATTTTTTCAAACGTCTATACGTTTAGACGTCCATATAGAAAATGACCGAATCCGCACAAAGAGTCAACGCTTTTCACGCGGACAGGTGCTGATGTTTACTCATTGAACATGAATAAAATTCAAGGTAAGACATTGCGGTACCGGTTTTCAGTATTAACAAAAAAAACCGGATGCGCCACATGCCCTCTTCGGACACAAAAAAGCCCGTCGCAACGGGCTTAACAGGCAGTGTACGCACAACCGGAGCGGCTTATAGTAACTGCGCGAGACGGTTGAGATCGGACTGAATCGCCCCGGCGGTAACGTCCCGACCCGCTCCCGGCCCGCGAATGACCAGCGGATTATCACGATACCAGCGGCTTTCGATGGCAAACACGTTATCGCAGGGCAGCAAGGCGGCCAGCGGATGATCCGGGCGCACGGCTTCAACGCCAACCCGCGCTTTGCCGTTCACATCAAACCGGGCGACATAGCGCAGCACCAGCCCCAGCTCATTGGCGGCTTCCAGCCGTTGCAGCATTTGTTCATTCAGGGACTCGCCCTCTTCAAAGAACTGATCGACCGAGATATCTGCACAACCAGCGGGCACCAGTGACTCAACGCGCACCTGATTAGGCTCAATCTCATAACCCGCTTCACGCGCCAGAATCACCAGTTTACGCATCACATCCTGCCCGGAGAGGTCAACGCGCGGATCGGGCTCCGTCAGCCCTTGCTGCCAGGCCTGATCAACCAAATCGGTAAAGGGCACCATGCCGTCAAACTGCAAAAACAGCCATGACAGCGTGCCGGAAAAAATGCCGCTGATGGCCAAAATACTGTCACCGCTTTCACGTAAATCCCGCACGGTATAGTTAACCGGCAGGCCTGCGCCAACGGTGGCGTTATACAACCAGTGCCGCCCGGTTTTGGCGAAAGCATCGCGGATTTGGCGGTAATTATCACCCCCCGACGCACCGGCCAGCTTGTTGGCGCTGATAACGTGGAAACCGTAACTGGCAAAATCCAGATACAGGTCGGCGACCGACTGGCTGGCGGTCACATCGAGCACCACCAGGTCATCATAGGGATGGGCGCGCATCCACAAAAACAGCTCGTCGTCGTCACGCGTTTGGGCTTCATCGCCAAAAAACGCCAGCACCCGGCTGGCATCCAGCCCATCGTAATTCAGCAAACTACGCGAACTATCGACCACGCCAGCCAGCGTAAACTCAAAACCGGTGCGCGCCGAAATCAGGCTTTGCTCACGGGCAAACAGCTCCAGCCAGCGCGAGCCAATGTTACCTTTGCCGAACAGCACCAGGCCAATGCGCTTCTCGGCGCGGAACAGCGAGTGGTGCAGGCCGCGGATCAGATGCTCCGTCGGCCCGACGCGTAACACCGCCACCAGGCTGATGCCATCTTCCGCCTGCCAGACAAACTCAATCGGCTGGTCATGCAATTGCTGATAAAAACGGTGGCTATGCAGCGGATTACGGCACACGCCCGCCCCCACCATCGCCACCAGCGACAGCCCCTCGCGCAAATGCAGCGACACCGGCAGCGCCGCCTGCTCCAGCACCTGCCAGGCACTGCGCACGACCTCAGAGGTGTAGCACAGTTGCAGCAGGTTGCGATCCTGATGCACACCCAGCGCCAGCGGCCTTATCTGGGCTTTTTGCAACAGTTGCTCGACCTCTTTTTGCGCACGCGCAAAATCGTGAGAGGCCGGGACATTCAGTTCAATCAGGCACACATCATCATGACTGGTGACAATTTTGGCACCAGTACCGGATGCCAAAACGCGTTCAATACGGGTTGAGCCTTGTTCTGGCTGGTAACTACAACGCAGTTGCAGGTCGATATCGCTGCCGGAAACCGGCTGCAATGTGCGGGCATGCAAAACCGGGGCCGCCAGTCGTGCCAGTTCGCTGGCTTCATCAAGGCGCAGCAACGGCAGCAGGCAGGCATCTTTTACTTTACGCGGGTCGGCACTGTACACCCCGGCAACGTCACTCCAGATGGTAACGCGCTCAACCCCCGCCAGCGCACCAATCTGCGTGGCGGAATAGTCACTACCGTTGCGCCCCAGCAACACGGTTTCACCCGCCTCGTTGCTGCTGATAAAACCGGTGATCACCAGCCGTTGCCCGGCATGTTGCGTCAGCAGTTGTTGCAGTAACGGCCAGGAAAGCCCTTCGTCCACCTGAGGCTGTGCAGCGCGCTCGGCGCGTAAAAATGTCCGGGCATCCAGCCAGGCGGCAGGCAGGTTTTTCTGATTCAGTACCGCTGCCATCAGCCGGGCAGACCAAATTTCGCCATGCCCGACGACTTCGGCGTATACCGCATCGGTGATGTTGCCATCCAGCAACGCCGCCAGCCGCTCGAGGTCACGGATGAACGCTTGCGTCAGCGCGGCTGCCGTCTCGGCAGGCAGCAACCCGGCGATTAAATCGCTCTGATAGCGGCGCAGCGATTGCTGAACCTGATGGGCAGAGAGGCGATCCGTCTGGCTGAGCGTCAACCAACTGATTAACTGATTCGTGGTACTGCCTGCGGCAGACACCACCATCAAATCACCCGGGCGGCTGTAGTCCGCCATGATACCGGCAACACGTTGATAGCACTTCACATCAGCCAGGCTGCTGCCGCCAAATTTATGCAACTGCCGTCCTTTGACCGCAGATCCCCCTAACGCACCCATTATTACCCCTTGACTGCTGACTGAAAGGCCCGGTCGAGATCGGCAACCAAATCGTCGCCATCTTCAATACCCACCGAAATACGCAATAACGTTTCCGAAATACCCGCGGCGGCCCGTGCTTGCGGAGCCATACCTGCGTGCGTCATGGTGGCAGCATGAGAAATCAGGCTCTCTACACCACCGAGTGACTCAGCCAGAGTAAACAACTCCAGAGACGACAGAAAACGGCGCAGGGTATTTTCATCACCGTCCAGTTCAAAACTGAGCATCGCACCGAAACCGGACTGCTGCCGACAGGCAATCTCATGACCGGCATTTTCCGGTAATGAAGGATGATATAACGCTTTCACCAACGGTTGATGCCGTAAATATTCCACAATTTGCAGCGCATTTTTCTGCGCTGCCGCCATACGTGGTGACAATGTACGTAAACCACGCAGCAGTAAATAGCTGTCGAATGCCGCACCGGTCACACCGATATTATTCGCCCACCAGGCAAGCTCCGTCACCACCTCAGCATCGCGCGCTATCACGGTGCCGGCAACTACATCGGAGTGTCCATTGAGGTATTTGGTACACGAATGCACCACCAGGTCGGCCCCCAGCTTTAGCGGGTTTTGCAGCGCCGGGCTCAGGAAGGTGTTATCCACCACGCTCACCGCCCCCACGTCGCGGGCTGCCTGACAGATAGCCGCAATATCGACCACGCGCAGCAGCGGATTACTCGGGCTTTCCACCAGCACCAGCTTCGGTTTTTGCGCCAGCGCAGCACGAAGCTCGGCCTCATTGCCCTGATCAACAAACGTCACCCGGAAAGCGCCACGCTTACTCAGGCTATCAAACAGACGATAGCTGCCACCATAACAATCATGGGGAGCCACCAGCAAATCACCCGGACGCAAGAACACGGTACACACCAGCAGAATTGCCGACATGCCGGTGTTGGTTAACACGGCACCCGCTCCGCCTTCCAGCTCGGCCAGCGCGCGTTGCACCACATCGCGCGTCGGGTTGCCGCGCCGCGAGTAGTCATGAGCTCTGGGTTCATTAAAGCCGGTGAAATTATAGGTACTGGAGAGATGGATGGGGGGAACAACGCAGCCATACTGTTCGTCATTGTTTAACCCACTGCGGACTGCAATCGTAGCCTGTTTACGCGTCATCGGTGCTTTTCCTGACTGGAGCGGATGTGAAGAAGGGTAGAGTAAACCCGGATAATATAGACGTCAATACATCTGGACTTCTAAACTTCTTTGCGTATAGATTGAGCATCCCTATAATAATCGTTAGAATTATGGTGTTTTATGCCAGTGACTGTTTTCATCACGATCAATATTTAAGGTATCCCATGGCTGAGTGGAATGGCGAATACGTAAGCCCATACGCTGAACACGGCAAGAAAAGTGAACAGGTTAAGAAAATCACCGTATCTATCCCTTTAAAGGTGTTAAAGATACTGACAGACGAGCGCACCCGCCGCCAGGTCAATAACCTGCGTCACGCGACCAATAGTGAGTTGCTGTGCGAAGCGTTTTTACATGCTTTTACCGGCCAACCCTTACCGAATGACGATGATCTGCGTAAAGAGCGCAGTGATGAAATTCCGGAAGCGGCGAAGGTGATTATGCGCGAAATGGGTATTGACCCGGATACCTGGGAATACTGATGTGAGCGTCAGGCCTGCGATACACCGTGATAACCATGTGTTGTCATCACACCGCGCAGGCTGACACCACACAAGACACAAACGAAAACGACAAACGGCAGAAACGACAAAGGCACCCGCGGGTGCCTTTGTTTTGGTGGAACGGTTCGCATTCGAACCGCTTTGGCAGGCTCGCCATAAAAGACGCCCGCCTCGCCACCGCGATAATTACTTCTTGCTGCCCGGGACGCTGAAGCGTTTGTTGAAACGCTCAACACGACCGCCGGTATCAACAACGCGCTGTTTGCCAGTAAAGAACGGGTGGCAAGCACCACACACGTCCAGGTTCAGGTCATGAGCAGCGGTGGAACGGGTTTTGATGATGTTACCGCAAGAACAAGTCGCGGTAATTTCAACGTAATTCGGGTGAATACCTTTTTTCATGGGAAACCTCTGTTAAGGCCGTGTCGCTATCCAGCCCTGTTCCGCCAGACACCACACGAAGTTGTCTATATAGTGAATGTTCACGCCCTGACAGCAAAACATGCGCACTGGTACATGCCTTTCTGCAACACAAGGTGTGAAGGCGGCGGATCATACAGAAATTAACCACCCGATGCAATCTGCCAGGCTCAACGCAACGTAACGGATGACAACGATTGCACAAGTCGTCACTGCACAGTACCGTGGCAACGATTGTACGGTGAGAAAACCGGTCGCGTGATGCGCAGAATCATCATGACCACAAAAATAGCCTCACCACACGACACGATAGCCAACCCCGGATGACGCCTTTGAACACCCAGACTCTGTCCATCGTTCAGGTTGCCCTGCCAGTGCCACTGGCGCGCACCTTCGATTACCAGCTTCCTGCCAGTTTCGCCAAACCGGCACCGGGAATGCGGGTCAGCGTGCCTTTTGGCCACCGAAAAATGACGGGTATCATTACCGCGCTGAGTCATCACAGTGAATTCCCTGCCGATCAGCTCAAAGCTATCCACGGTGTGCTTGATGAAGTTCCCCTGTTCCCTGACAGCCTGTGGCAGATGTTGCAATGGGCGGCGCAGTATTATCACTACCCTCTGGGTGAAGTGCTGTTTCACGCTTTACCGGTGTTGCTACGTCAGGGAAAACCGGCGCACTCCGCACCACTCTGGCAATGGTTTGCCACCGAACAAGGCCGCGCCACCCCGCTGATGACGTTAAAACGAGCCCCCAAGCAGCAACAGGCGCTGGCTGCGCTATTGCAGGGGCCGCTCTACCGTCACCAAATCGCCCAGAGCGGCCTTACCGAAGCGCCCCTTCAGGCCCTGCGCACCAAAGGGTTATGCGATTTGCGTGCGCAGGTGCAGCCCCGGCAGGATTGGCATGGCGCGTTTAGTCTGGCAACAGAGCGATTGCGGCTCAATACCGAGCAAGCCACTGCGGTTGGAGCCATTCG
This sequence is a window from Dickeya aquatica. Protein-coding genes within it:
- a CDS encoding YijD family membrane protein; the protein is MTEQRHSEKGTLVLALLAGLSANGSFIALFSSPVPFSIFPLIALVLSVYCLHQRYIHHAMLQGTPLLAAGCFLLGLLLYSAIVRAEYPQIGSNFVPSILCVALALWLVVKLRARRPADESDTP
- the fabR gene encoding HTH-type transcriptional repressor FabR, with product MMGVRAQQKERTRRSLIEAAFSQLSAERSFASLSLREVAREAGIAPTSFYRHFRDVDELGLTMVDESGLMLRQLMRQARQRIVRSGGSVIRTSVSTFMEFIGNNPNAFRLLLRERSGTSAAFRAAVAREIQHFIAELADYLEVENHIPRSFADAQAEAMVTIVFSAGAEALDVDAEQRRQLEERLVLQLRMIAKGAYYWYRKEQGKGFGAYPEG
- the sthA gene encoding Si-specific NAD(P)(+) transhydrogenase; its protein translation is MQQQYDYDAIVIGSGPGGEGAAMGLAKQGSKVAVIERHYNVGGGCTHWGTIPSKALRHAVSRIIEFNQNPLYSDNARVISSSFSDILRHADSVIGQQTRMRQGFYERNHCELFSGEARFIDAHTLAVYYPDGSHDTLTAAHIIIASGSRPYHPASVDFSHPHIYDSDSILELDYEPKHVIIYGAGVIGCEYASIFRGLNVKVDLINTRDRLLAFLDQEMSDALSYHFWNNGVVIRHNEEFDQIEGVDNGVIVHLKSGKKMKADCLLYANGRTGNTENLGLENVGLETDSRGLLKVNSMYQTAQAHIYAVGDVIGYPSLASAAYDQGRIAAQAITEGNATAHLIEDIPTGIYTIPEISSVGKTEQELTAMKVPYEVGRAQFKHLARAQIVGMNVGSLKILFHRDTKQILGIHCFGERAAEIIHIGQAIMEQKGEGNTLEYFVNTTFNYPTMAEAYRVAALNGLNRLF
- the oxyR gene encoding DNA-binding transcriptional regulator OxyR yields the protein MNIRDLEYLVALAEHRHFRRAADSCHVSQPTLSGQIRKLEDELGVMLLERTSRKVLFTQAGLLLVEQARTVLREVKVLKEMASQQGETMSGPLHIGLIPTVGPYLLPHIIPMLHRSFPKLEMYLHEAQTHQLLAQLDSGKLDCAILAMVKETEAFIEVPLFDEPMKLAIYQEHPWANRERVAMSDLAGEKLLMLEDGHCLRDQAMGFCFQAGADEDTHFRATSLETLRNMVAAGSGITLLPSLAVPQDRIRDGVCYLPCYKPEPKRTIALVYRPGSPLRGRYEQLAESVREHMQLYMEQQSKQPV
- a CDS encoding glutathione peroxidase codes for the protein MFISQEGKKIPSVTFHTRQGDQWVDVTTDELFNHKTVIVFSLPGAFTPTCSSSHLPRYNELAAVFKQFGVDAVLCVSVNDTFVMNAWKADQNAENITFIPDGNGEFTRAMDMLVEKADLGFGPRSWRYSMLVRNGTVEKMFVEPNKPGDPFEVSDADTMLKYLAPHYKIQESVSLFTKPGCPFCAKAKQLLLDHGIPYEEIMLGKDATTVSLRAVTGRSTVPQVFIGGRHIGGSEELETFLSA
- the metF gene encoding methylenetetrahydrofolate reductase, with product MSFFHANHQEALNQNLAELQGRINVSFEFFPPRTSEMEETLWSSIDRLSSLKPKFVSVTYGANSGERDRTHSIIKGIKERTGLEAAPHLTCVDATREELKAIAQDYWSSGIRHIVALRGDLPPGGGKPDMYAADLVSLLKEVGDFDISVAAYPEVHPEAKSAQADLINLKRKIDAGANRAITQFFFDVESYLRFRDRCVTTGIDVEIVPGILPVSNFKQLQRFATMTNVRVPNWMTAMFEGLDNDPETRKMVGASIAMDMVKILSREGVKDFHFYTLNRAELSYAICHTLGVRPAISA
- a CDS encoding bifunctional aspartate kinase/homoserine dehydrogenase II, producing MGALGGSAVKGRQLHKFGGSSLADVKCYQRVAGIMADYSRPGDLMVVSAAGSTTNQLISWLTLSQTDRLSAHQVQQSLRRYQSDLIAGLLPAETAAALTQAFIRDLERLAALLDGNITDAVYAEVVGHGEIWSARLMAAVLNQKNLPAAWLDARTFLRAERAAQPQVDEGLSWPLLQQLLTQHAGQRLVITGFISSNEAGETVLLGRNGSDYSATQIGALAGVERVTIWSDVAGVYSADPRKVKDACLLPLLRLDEASELARLAAPVLHARTLQPVSGSDIDLQLRCSYQPEQGSTRIERVLASGTGAKIVTSHDDVCLIELNVPASHDFARAQKEVEQLLQKAQIRPLALGVHQDRNLLQLCYTSEVVRSAWQVLEQAALPVSLHLREGLSLVAMVGAGVCRNPLHSHRFYQQLHDQPIEFVWQAEDGISLVAVLRVGPTEHLIRGLHHSLFRAEKRIGLVLFGKGNIGSRWLELFAREQSLISARTGFEFTLAGVVDSSRSLLNYDGLDASRVLAFFGDEAQTRDDDELFLWMRAHPYDDLVVLDVTASQSVADLYLDFASYGFHVISANKLAGASGGDNYRQIRDAFAKTGRHWLYNATVGAGLPVNYTVRDLRESGDSILAISGIFSGTLSWLFLQFDGMVPFTDLVDQAWQQGLTEPDPRVDLSGQDVMRKLVILAREAGYEIEPNQVRVESLVPAGCADISVDQFFEEGESLNEQMLQRLEAANELGLVLRYVARFDVNGKARVGVEAVRPDHPLAALLPCDNVFAIESRWYRDNPLVIRGPGAGRDVTAGAIQSDLNRLAQLL
- the metB gene encoding cystathionine gamma-synthase; this encodes MTRKQATIAVRSGLNNDEQYGCVVPPIHLSSTYNFTGFNEPRAHDYSRRGNPTRDVVQRALAELEGGAGAVLTNTGMSAILLVCTVFLRPGDLLVAPHDCYGGSYRLFDSLSKRGAFRVTFVDQGNEAELRAALAQKPKLVLVESPSNPLLRVVDIAAICQAARDVGAVSVVDNTFLSPALQNPLKLGADLVVHSCTKYLNGHSDVVAGTVIARDAEVVTELAWWANNIGVTGAAFDSYLLLRGLRTLSPRMAAAQKNALQIVEYLRHQPLVKALYHPSLPENAGHEIACRQQSGFGAMLSFELDGDENTLRRFLSSLELFTLAESLGGVESLISHAATMTHAGMAPQARAAAGISETLLRISVGIEDGDDLVADLDRAFQSAVKG
- the metJ gene encoding met regulon transcriptional regulator MetJ encodes the protein MAEWNGEYVSPYAEHGKKSEQVKKITVSIPLKVLKILTDERTRRQVNNLRHATNSELLCEAFLHAFTGQPLPNDDDLRKERSDEIPEAAKVIMREMGIDPDTWEY
- the rpmE gene encoding 50S ribosomal protein L31, translated to MKKGIHPNYVEITATCSCGNIIKTRSTAAHDLNLDVCGACHPFFTGKQRVVDTGGRVERFNKRFSVPGSKK